The Leptospira biflexa serovar Patoc strain 'Patoc 1 (Paris)' genome includes the window CAATTCCAGTGACACAAATAACAATGTTTTCACTTTTACTGTCAGGAAAAATTTTTGGAATTTGTAACACCCTTTCTATTAAAGATCGATTAAAATAAATATATTCTTTCGTAAATGGTCGATACAATCCTGTTCTTAGAGATGTAGATTCAAATTTTAATTGTTTTCCTTTTGAAATTTCGTTTTTAAGATTTACTGTCCAACTAATTTTCGTTGAATCTAAATTCACAAAATTTGAAATATCTTGTTGCCTATTATCAGATCCAGACAGATTTAGCTTTTGATACCTGTCCAATTCTAAATTATAAAAATTTATATTCTTCTTAATATTATTTGTTAGATTATCTTTTGAAAAATTGTAAACCCATGCATCTCTGTTTGTCGAAATTCCCAAAGAGTAATTCTCAAACAATACCTCTCTCATTTTGTCTTTCTTATCACCTAACGAGATAAATTCCCCAAAATTATCATCCCTTTGCCCGATCCAATCATCATGTTTGTCAGGAATAATTTCTGTCCAACCCACTTGGAAGCTGATTCCCTGGATACTGCCAAATACATTTAATTTCTCTAACTTTTGTTCGCGAGTAAGGTAATCTCCAATATCATGGAGGAAGATTTTGCCAGATTCCTTTGCTTTTGGATTTTTGACAAAGATGGTGATGGCGATGGGTGCTCGACTCCCTGAACCAAAGAGTTTCCCTCCTTCTTTCCGAGAGAGTTCTCCGGATGTCCTTTGGTTGCCACGTAAATGAAAGATGTACAAAGTGCTAAACTCTTCCTGCAGACATTTGCGTAGTCCATCCATCGCATTAGCTTCAATAAAACTTGCGTTCGTGATAAATCCCATCACCCCACTGTCTCCAATTCGATCACTCGCCCAACGAATCGCGCGGATATAGGAATCATATAAATTCTTTTGAAGAGAAGCTTTGGAATGTTTCGCATAGGTTGCTTCAATACGGGAATCCAAACCAGGATATTTTACGTTTTGGTTGTTGTCATTGGCACTGGTCTGCCCTGCCGAATAAGGTGGGTTACAAACAATCACTTGGACGTTTTGGGATTTTTGTTTCATCCGCCTTTCGCTATTGTCGGGGAGGAAATGACTAATCATATCATCCTTTTCAAAAAGCTGGAAAGTGTCGGTAAGAAGCATTCCTCCGAACGGAGTGTATGGCTCTCCCGTAACCGTGTGATAGGTAGACTCGATATTGATGGACGCAATATAGTAGGCAAGTAGGACAATCTCATTGGCATGGAGTCCGTTTTTGTATTTGCGGATAAGTTCTTCTTTAGTCAAAAGCCCCGATTGCATCAGGCGCGTGAGAAAGGTTCCCGTGCCTGTAAAGGGGTCAAGCACCTGCACACTATCATCCCCAAATTGTAAACCAAACTCGGATTGTAGAACATCGGCCACAGAATGGAGAATAAAATCTACGGCCTCCACAGGAGTATAGACAATGCCAAGGCGCTCGGATAACTTCGGGAAGGCGTTACTAAAAAATTTATCATAAAGTTCTAAGATGATTTTTTGGCGACCTTCGGCATTAGTAATGCCTGAGGCACGCATTTTGACTGATTCATAAAATCGTTGTAAGGTGTCCCTTTCCTTTTCTAAATGGTGTTCTTGCAAAATCCCAAGGATATTGTCCATTGCCTTGGAGACGGCATTTTGTTTGGTAAACTCTTCATTTTGGAACAGGGCATCAAAGACTGGTTTTGTGATCAGGTGTTGGGCTAACATCTCCACAACTTCCTCATCGGTGATGCTATCGTTTAGATCGTCCCGCAGTTCTTCCGCAAAGTCATGGAAGGCTTCGATTTCTTTTTTGTTTTTAGGTTCCCCAATGATGGCCTTAATTCGAGAGATATGGGTACCTGCAATTTTGGCAATGTCGTTGGCCCAATCTTCCCAGTGTTGGCGGTTCCCACATTTTTGCACCACCTTGGCATAGATGGCCATCTCAATGGTTCCAATTTCAAATTGTAATCCACGTTGATCAGCCTCTTTTGAATTCGGATATTTGGTGTTTGGTGTCTTTCCTAAGGAATCACCTCCGCGTGCCAATTTTTCCCGACCATCATTCTTTTCCTTTTTCTTTCCAATTTTATCGGTGATGGCAATGACTTCCATTTTATGGATATCAGGACCATTAATTTCGAGTTTGTTGACCATAGCATCAAACCGGTCGTCATGAGAACGAAGGGCCTGTAATACCTGCCAAACCACTTTATAGGTTTTATTGTCGTTTAGGGCTTCATGTGGTTCAATGCCAGCAGGAATCACCACGGGTAAAATTACATAACCTCGTTTTTTGCCAGGTGCATTTCGCATCACACGGCCCACAGACTGCACAACATCCACTTGGGAATTGCGCGGTGTTAAAAATAAAACAGCATCAAGTGCTGGAACATCCACTCCTTCCGACAAACACCTAACATTACTTAAAATTCGACAGACATTCTCTTCTGTTTCTGATTTGAGCCATTGCAGTTTAGCTTCCTTTTCTCCTGCATTCATTCCTCCATCCACATGTTCGGCTTCACAAAGGAGTGGGTGTGGATTTTCTTCTTTTTCTTGGTAGGCGCGCACTACTTCGGCAAACATATTGGCAATTACCTTTGAACTAACCTTATGGGTTTTGGCACCTGCTTGGTAGTTGATCACCTGACAAAACGCAACGGCCCGTTTCATAGAATCTTCCTCACGTAGAGAATTTTCCTTGGAGCCTTGTTTGCTGAGAGCCTTCCAACATCCAATGATTTTGGCTGCATCATCAACTTTAATTTGTTTGTCTTCATCGGCCAAAAGTTTTTGTAACCTGGCATTCACATGGTCTTCGTCTACCGCAAGGACAATCACTTTGTAATCCACTAAGAGTTCACGACTCACAGCCGTGGAAAAGTTGATCACATAGAGTTCCTTTCCAAACAGTGTTTCATCATCCATCGAACAAAGAGTGACATTGTCTTTTTCCGCACTGGCTTTCGCTATATCTCCAAAAATGCGAGGAGTAGCAGTCATATACAATCGTTTGGTCGCCTTAAGAAACTTATCATCATGTACTTTTACAAAATGACTTTCTTCTTGGCTTTCGAATGTGGCACCGGTCGTCCGATGCGCCTCATCACAGATCACTAAATCAAATTCACCGAGTTTGTATTTTTTCTGAGCTTCACTTAAAACATCAATTGAGTGGTAGGTGGAGAACACCACACTCATGTGTGAATCATCATGTATCTTTTGAAATTCTTCGCTGAGGCGTTTTGCATCCGTTGTGGCGGGATACTGTAATTCATGTTCAATTGTTTCAACTACATCTTCATTTTTGTCCTTCTTTTTGCCAACTTCCGAATCCGAACAGACGGCAAATGAGTGGAGTGGAATCTCACTTTCTTGAGTCCATTCGGTAAGTGATTGGGATAACAAAGAAAGACTCGGAACAAGGAATAACACCCGTTTGCCTCTGCCAGCAACTGATTCCGCAATTTTTAAACTGGTAAAAGTTTTTCCAGTCCCGCAGGCCATGATGAGTTTGCCACGATCAGCGGTTTTTAAACCACCCACAACAGAAACGAGAGCTTCCTTTTGGTGGTCCCTAAGTTTTTTAGATTCTTTAAAACATACCTTTTCTTTTGCTTGGTACTTCGACCAATCGATGGCACTGTTCTCTAAATGGTAGAGATCAATTTTGGTGACAGGTGGAGTTTGGTTTAGAAGTGCATTCTCTGCATGTTCTGACCAATGGTTGGTAGTGGATACTATGATTCGTTTGACAAAAGGTTTTTGACCAGAAGCTGTAAAAAAGCTATCGATATCCGATTTTTGGATTTTATAATCTGGATCGTAGAACTTACATTGAATAGCATGAATCTCTCCTGTGCTTCGAGTTTTTGCGACAATGTCGATCCCAACATCTCTTGCATCCTTTCCTTCTAACTTAGCCCAATCGGAATACATCCAAACATCGGAATAATAATCTTTATAATATGGTTCATTTCTAAAATAGGTTTGAATCAGTTCTTCAAAATAAGTTCCCTTTTCTCGTTCGGTCTTGGAAGCATTACGAAATTGAAATAAAATGGATAATAACGGAGAGTGAATGTCTTTTTTAAGTGATTCTTTCATTTAGATAGATTACCTTTCAGGTAGGACAAAACAAAGTCTAACGAGGATTCGATTAGCGAAAAGAAGAAAATTTTTCGAGCTCCATTAATAATCAATTTGAATTGTACCGCAACCCACTACTAGAAACTGCGTTTGGTTTAAACAAAACTAAACATATCTTTTCAACTCTAAGGTATCAATATTTCGAATTCTTGCTCTCGAATTTTTCATCATTTCTCGTGAGAGGTGAATCCATCACAATCCCTTTCTGTAGCTCATGGGGCGGAGCTATACCCTCATAGTTTTTCATCTTCCAATCCTCACTCCCCTTCCCACCAAAACTACCCTCTACTACTCGTGAATGTCGCAGTCGATTCTTGGTTCAAAGAAAATCGAGTTCGATCCCAATTTTTTTCTTCGTAATATTTTCCTAAAAATATTTTTTTTAAGCTAAAAGTTAAATGGATTCCCTTGTCATTGGAATCCATATCTCCATTGATCCTAAACGGGAACGCAATAGCGGAACTCCAAGCCATTCATCTCCGTTTCGAATACAAACGGAATCAATCATATATGGATAAAAATTTCTCCAAATATCGATAATCTGATGAATCAGCTTTTTACATCCTGAAATGATAGAATTTTATTAAAATATACCCGATTTGTTCCAATTTTTGGTATAAAATAGCCTATTTTCACCCAAACGGAACGATTTCCTAAAAAAACTAAAAAAATATCCCCTTTCCCCAATTTTTTTTTAGGAAATATCGATAAATCGCAAAAGGAGTTCTCCGATATCCGAAAACTTTGTAAAATCTAGGTAATTCAAATAAGGAGAATAGATATGATAAATCTATTAGAATCAAAAGAAGAGAATATTCTGACCCAAGAGCAAATTCAAAGTGCTGTGATGATTATCCAGGCATTGCATAAAAGAAAAGATAGTTTCCAGATCCTTTTCCCTGAACTATCAGCCGAAAAACAGAATGCTCTGCACTTTATTAGTGAAGGGAAAAGCTATCGCGAGGCTGCATTGATCATAAAAAGGAATCATACGATCATTACGCAATGGTCGAAAAATGATCCAAAATTCAAACAAGCTCTTGATGAAGTTAAAATGGAGATCCAAAAATCCATTCGCCTGAAAGAGATGCTAAGTCAGGCAGTAAATGAAATGAAAACCTCCACTTCACAAAATAATGAAGATTTGAGGACCCAAGCCATTCAATAGACTCTCTCTTTTTAGATTCCCTGATTTCTTTTCAGGTGAACTCTAATAGTTGCAGCAATTGCAGCACATAATTCGCGTTTGTGTAAGTGGGGGTTTCTCCGAGTATATACTCGGAAGAACCCCGGAAATAAAAAAATCCAACCTATTAATTCCAATACTAAATGCATCAAATGCAGCAGTATGAAATCAAATTACATAAGTTTATTATAATAATATCAATTACCAGATTTTTAAGACCTCGTTTTATGAAGTTAATAATTTGAGTTTATAAAATTTTTTTTCGTACAGTAAAAATGAAAAAAATTCCAAAAATATGCGATATCGGTTCTCCGATATTCGATTTTTTTATAGAATTTAGTCAAGGCGATCACTTGGCGACCTAAAAGACCTCCTTTTGAAAACCCCAGAAAGTGCGATGACCCAAAGTCTTCGTGATCTGTTGTCGGACTTTCGAAATTTTTTAAAGCGGGAGGACCGTATATGGTCGAGCTATGTCTACAGAAATTAGCGGAAGAAAGGTTTAAGAGGAACAGGATAGTCAATATCTGTGAAGGAAGATGGGATAAACTTCAAAGAGAGTACGGAAAAGAATCGATGAACATAAGAGATGTTAAACGAGTCACTAACCGTATAACTTGGAATCGCCTTAAGAAGTACAATCAGAAAAACCATGAAGTATATAGTAAGATCGGATACATGGGATATGCATTTACAATCACCAGAGGAGACAAAGTAGCTGATATGAAGGAATTAAAAGTAGCTCTTGAGAATACATTAAAAAAGCTCAATTTCGAAATATATAAGAATAATATAAATGGATTAGAATTACCAAGCATGACCTTTGAAGGCAATTCAATTGATAGAAAATACAATCCGCACCTCCATGGTTATGTTTTAATCCCGAAAGGAGAAGTGAGAAACTTTAAGAGGAAACTAAGAGAAGAATTAACAAAACCATTGTTCAATCTCCCAAAAGAAAATGGTCCTAGAAGGAAACCAAATAAGCTATGGATGCAGAAAATAAAAGGAGATGGTGTCGCATACTTTGGATACTGCGGACGAGAAGAATCACCTGAACATGGCCAAGAACTGGATAAACTTGATTGGGATTTGTCTTCCTTTGGATTTGTATCAGAACCTAACCACAAAAGGAGCAAACGCCTCATGAAGAGAATTTATCGCAGATTCCCTGAGACAGAACTCAATTCTGAATTATTCCATCGTGTCATTTGCATGTTGCACTGGATCCATAAACGAAACTCTATGCCTTATTATTTAAGAACGTTTATTCCTCCTTTTGAAACATTCAGTTTCCCTAAGGAACAAAAGAAAAGTTCTAACCCGCACCAAACCAAAGAACCGATTCTCACTAGCATTCCAGTTTCAGACACGAATTCCCATGATGAAATCGTTTGGAACCAATGCAGCACCCATAGAAATTCAATCCCTGTGAACTGAATCCCTCTGCTGTATTTGGTGTAAAAATTCGACAATTTCGACAAATTCGACAGATAACGAGTCGGTTTTGTCGAATTTTAGAGATGGATTTTCTTTCCTAATCGAGATTAGGTGCTGAAAATGCTGTACGCAGTCAAATTCAATTATGATTCAGTTGGTTAAATTTATGTTTATCCAATTGATTATGTTTGGAATTTCGATTGAACTTTTGTTTATTTTTTACAATTAGTCCTAACTCTTTATCAGATTCAAATTGTTTCATAAATTTACTTTGCCTGTTTGTATCAATTTTTGAAAACTTTGAATAGGTTCGGATCGCAAGTTTTCGAAGATGCGTATTTTCGTGAGTGTCCTCGATTGTTTTTTCAAGAGCACTCCCACTTGTAGGGCTTTGGTACAATTCCAATAATTGTATCGCTCTGGCTCTGATGAATACAAAGCTATCTTTGGATTGGACAATTTTTATCAAATATGGTAAGGGAGCGTCTGTCACCTTTCGAATTCTTTCTTGGTAGATTTCTACTTCTTCTTGGTGGTGAGGATTCGAAATCATTTCTTTGATCGTTTGGTATTTTTGGTAATCCAAATCATTTGCTTCCATCGGGATAAAAAAGAAGGTAGTGACACTTACAATGATGAATTGAAATAGAGAATTTTTCATTTAATACACCAAAGGATTCAATCTGAGAATCCATCCCTGTTCCGCGGTGATATCTCCCTGCGTGAAACCAACTGCTCCAGACCAAAACATCATATTTTTCCCACCTGAGTCGGATCCACCTCCCCCCAAACATTCATTCAAATCCATAACCCCATTGAAATTGAAATCATTCGATATATGACAGGTAGGTGTGTCTCTGAGTGGATCTTTATTTGCGATAGATCCATTATCTCCTATAGCTTCAGTGACATGCCACAATCCTAAAAAGTGTCCAGCTTCATGAGATAATGTTTCACCAAGTAACATTTGCTCATCGAATGCCAGTAGATCTCCAGAATTTGTAAACAACCTGTGAGCATCCACAAATACAGCAATCCCTGATTGTTTCGTTCCGAGGAGAGTCGCAGGTCCAGGGATTCCACCTGACACACCTAAGACGCCACCATACTGGAGTTCACTTTTGACAATGAAAACATTTAGCGCATTCGGTTTGCCGATGAAACTTGTTGTTTGAAACAAACCCCCGAGACTTCCTGGATATCCATTTTCAGTGCTAAGATCAAAAAGCATATCATAACCATCTAATTCTGCAGAAATAACAGAAACATTGAGATTGATTCTGACTGAGGATTTTGAAAAATTTTCTCGCCATCGATTCATTGCTACATCGATTGCTTGTTCCGTTTGGATAGGGTATGCTTGGCCTAAACTTCCATTCACAAATATAAGATTCACATCTAAAGTTTTTTCTGATGACCAAAAATGGTTTAGCCCACTCATAAAACTAAATGCTTCTGATGTTTGAAAATTGGATTCATCAATGTCCAATTTCCGACAGGAATTGATGAAGGTTGCCTTCGCACCGGAAGGATTTTCGAAATTAAAATCAACTCCTAAGGGTTGCGAAAATTCTCCAGTGTTTACAATGGTAACTGCTGGATCAGTTGCATACGAAGTATCCTTTGCATAAGGTAACATCGAAGTATGAGTATTATATCCAATATAAGTTGCTGTGTCCTTATTTAAAAATCCAGTGTTATATTGATTTCGATCCAAATACCAGAAAGGAAATAATCCTCCCAAGGCATGGTCAGAATTCTCTAAAATCACTTGGACCATAGGACTTCCTTGATTCAATGTGACTGGATAAATCGAAGAATATTGGAATACATTCCCATTGGGAGACCACGAACCAATGCTACTCGCTTGTATCGATTCAACTGTCGCACATGGGCCTGAATTGGAATTGAGTATCGAGTTGACGAGAAGGAGTGTTAAAATATTGTCTGGGACTCCCGATTCGGCTTTCGTTTTGACACAATCAGTTAGGAAGAGAAGGATAGAAAAAAGAATTAGGATTTGGTACTTTCGCATACTAGTTTCAACAATCCAAAACTATTCCATTTTCAAAACGAAGGATTTTTCTTGTACATTCAATTCTTTTTATCTAGAAACAGATTTTTTGCCAATTATCGGCTGTTCTACGAATTCGGACAAAGATGAAAATTGTCATCAAAGTGAAATCAAACCAAAAGATCCAAAGTTTGGAATTTAAATCCGAGACGGAATGCATTGCAAAATTAAAATCATTGCCGGTGAAAGGCAAAGCCAATCAGGAATTAGTTGGTCTTCTATCAAAGCATTACGGCGTCACAAAAAAGGAGATCCAAATCATTTCTGGTCATTTTTCAAATATAAAAACAGTGGAAATCCTCAATCTGAATTGATAAGTATCAATCTCCCTCTCCTCTCGCCATTCGTTTTTTCTGTTCACAGGATTGTTACAAAATCGTAATCTGTACCAATTGACAATCTCTAAGAACGTCCGGAAAATTACCATGACACACCCTTCACCGCTTCTCCAAACCAAGAACCTCGGAAAAACGTACCAAGTTGGTGAAGTACCCCTCGTTGCTCTCCATTCCGTCAATTTAGATTTTTTTGAAGGGGAACTGGTTGTTATGTTAGGGGCCTCAGGTTCTGGCAAATCTACCCTTCTCAATATCTTAGGTGGTTTGGATACTGCCACAACTGGGGAAGTGTTCTTCCATAGAAACACGTTAGCTCTCGAGTCAGATGAAGGTCTCACACTTTACAGAAGGAACCATGTGGGTTTTGTGTTTCAGTTCTATAATTTAATCCCAAGTTTGACTGCAGAAGAAAACGTAAGACTCGTGACGGATCTATCCAAAAATTCCATGTCACCATTGGATGCTCTCACTCTTGTTAAATTGGCAGATAGAAAAGACCACTTCCCAGCACAACTTTCAGGTGGGGAACAACAACGTGTCGCCATCGCACGTGCCATTGCCAAAAGACCTGAACTCTTGTTATGTGATGAACCAACGGGAGCATTGGATTTTAAAACAGGAAGGATTGTATTAGAAGCAATCACTGGGATCAACCAAGGATTAGGAACCACCACCGTTGTGATCACGCACAATGAATCAATCGCACAAATTGCAGACCGAATCATTCTTGTCAAAGACGGAACGATTGTTTCTGACACAAAGAACAAACATAAAAAATCAGTTTCAGAGGTGAGTTGGTGATCGGCTCCACTCTCAATTTAAAACTGTTACGAGATCTAAAATCGATCTCCTTACAAGGATTAACTGTTGGGCTTGTCATTGCAGCAGGTCTTAGTTA containing:
- a CDS encoding DEAD/DEAH box helicase, yielding MKESLKKDIHSPLLSILFQFRNASKTEREKGTYFEELIQTYFRNEPYYKDYYSDVWMYSDWAKLEGKDARDVGIDIVAKTRSTGEIHAIQCKFYDPDYKIQKSDIDSFFTASGQKPFVKRIIVSTTNHWSEHAENALLNQTPPVTKIDLYHLENSAIDWSKYQAKEKVCFKESKKLRDHQKEALVSVVGGLKTADRGKLIMACGTGKTFTSLKIAESVAGRGKRVLFLVPSLSLLSQSLTEWTQESEIPLHSFAVCSDSEVGKKKDKNEDVVETIEHELQYPATTDAKRLSEEFQKIHDDSHMSVVFSTYHSIDVLSEAQKKYKLGEFDLVICDEAHRTTGATFESQEESHFVKVHDDKFLKATKRLYMTATPRIFGDIAKASAEKDNVTLCSMDDETLFGKELYVINFSTAVSRELLVDYKVIVLAVDEDHVNARLQKLLADEDKQIKVDDAAKIIGCWKALSKQGSKENSLREEDSMKRAVAFCQVINYQAGAKTHKVSSKVIANMFAEVVRAYQEKEENPHPLLCEAEHVDGGMNAGEKEAKLQWLKSETEENVCRILSNVRCLSEGVDVPALDAVLFLTPRNSQVDVVQSVGRVMRNAPGKKRGYVILPVVIPAGIEPHEALNDNKTYKVVWQVLQALRSHDDRFDAMVNKLEINGPDIHKMEVIAITDKIGKKKEKNDGREKLARGGDSLGKTPNTKYPNSKEADQRGLQFEIGTIEMAIYAKVVQKCGNRQHWEDWANDIAKIAGTHISRIKAIIGEPKNKKEIEAFHDFAEELRDDLNDSITDEEVVEMLAQHLITKPVFDALFQNEEFTKQNAVSKAMDNILGILQEHHLEKERDTLQRFYESVKMRASGITNAEGRQKIILELYDKFFSNAFPKLSERLGIVYTPVEAVDFILHSVADVLQSEFGLQFGDDSVQVLDPFTGTGTFLTRLMQSGLLTKEELIRKYKNGLHANEIVLLAYYIASINIESTYHTVTGEPYTPFGGMLLTDTFQLFEKDDMISHFLPDNSERRMKQKSQNVQVIVCNPPYSAGQTSANDNNQNVKYPGLDSRIEATYAKHSKASLQKNLYDSYIRAIRWASDRIGDSGVMGFITNASFIEANAMDGLRKCLQEEFSTLYIFHLRGNQRTSGELSRKEGGKLFGSGSRAPIAITIFVKNPKAKESGKIFLHDIGDYLTREQKLEKLNVFGSIQGISFQVGWTEIIPDKHDDWIGQRDDNFGEFISLGDKKDKMREVLFENYSLGISTNRDAWVYNFSKDNLTNNIKKNINFYNLELDRYQKLNLSGSDNRQQDISNFVNLDSTKISWTVNLKNEISKGKQLKFESTSLRTGLYRPFTKEYIYFNRSLIERVLQIPKIFPDSKSENIVICVTGIGSTKEFSSLVSNTIPDLELISKSQCFPLYIYDTDESNSIEEPNEDGLFAKSKSTMDNKEPKRRHAITDAGLNHFQEAYPKETITKEDIFYYVYGLLHSPTYREKYADNLSKELPRIPRVKDPKDFWAFSKAGRSLAELHIGYEKVTPHPVKLVTTKTKLLPEHYHVTQMKVAKNGKEKDLSIVIYNEFITITDIPIEAYEYVVNGKPALEWIIERYCVKTDKDSGIVNDANLWGIEKENNPKYPLELFQRVITVSLETMKIVKGLPELEV
- a CDS encoding M43 family zinc metalloprotease; translated protein: MRKYQILILFSILLFLTDCVKTKAESGVPDNILTLLLVNSILNSNSGPCATVESIQASSIGSWSPNGNVFQYSSIYPVTLNQGSPMVQVILENSDHALGGLFPFWYLDRNQYNTGFLNKDTATYIGYNTHTSMLPYAKDTSYATDPAVTIVNTGEFSQPLGVDFNFENPSGAKATFINSCRKLDIDESNFQTSEAFSFMSGLNHFWSSEKTLDVNLIFVNGSLGQAYPIQTEQAIDVAMNRWRENFSKSSVRINLNVSVISAELDGYDMLFDLSTENGYPGSLGGLFQTTSFIGKPNALNVFIVKSELQYGGVLGVSGGIPGPATLLGTKQSGIAVFVDAHRLFTNSGDLLAFDEQMLLGETLSHEAGHFLGLWHVTEAIGDNGSIANKDPLRDTPTCHISNDFNFNGVMDLNECLGGGGSDSGGKNMMFWSGAVGFTQGDITAEQGWILRLNPLVY
- a CDS encoding ABC transporter ATP-binding protein, giving the protein MTHPSPLLQTKNLGKTYQVGEVPLVALHSVNLDFFEGELVVMLGASGSGKSTLLNILGGLDTATTGEVFFHRNTLALESDEGLTLYRRNHVGFVFQFYNLIPSLTAEENVRLVTDLSKNSMSPLDALTLVKLADRKDHFPAQLSGGEQQRVAIARAIAKRPELLLCDEPTGALDFKTGRIVLEAITGINQGLGTTTVVITHNESIAQIADRIILVKDGTIVSDTKNKHKKSVSEVSW
- a CDS encoding DUF167 domain-containing protein translates to MKIVIKVKSNQKIQSLEFKSETECIAKLKSLPVKGKANQELVGLLSKHYGVTKKEIQIISGHFSNIKTVEILNLN
- a CDS encoding HEAT repeat domain-containing protein, which produces MKNSLFQFIIVSVTTFFFIPMEANDLDYQKYQTIKEMISNPHHQEEVEIYQERIRKVTDAPLPYLIKIVQSKDSFVFIRARAIQLLELYQSPTSGSALEKTIEDTHENTHLRKLAIRTYSKFSKIDTNRQSKFMKQFESDKELGLIVKNKQKFNRNSKHNQLDKHKFNQLNHN